A window of Clavibacter michiganensis contains these coding sequences:
- a CDS encoding DUF3043 domain-containing protein yields the protein MAKQHTPAETPSETDAQAPGDGRTADGKKGPTPTRREREAANLRPLVPQDRKLAAQQAKEKAREARARANAGMAAGDERYLPVRDKGPQKRYARDVVDARWSVGELLLPVMGVVVVLTFVLPNLSAIPLLSIYVFVIAAIIDAYFTGRRVRAAIAARVGADRVERGIRWYTGMRTIQMRPMRLPKPQVKRREKVTFG from the coding sequence GTGGCGAAGCAGCACACCCCCGCAGAGACCCCCTCCGAGACGGACGCCCAGGCGCCCGGCGACGGCCGCACGGCCGACGGGAAGAAGGGCCCCACCCCGACCCGTCGGGAGCGGGAGGCCGCGAACCTCCGCCCGCTCGTGCCCCAGGACCGCAAGCTCGCGGCGCAGCAGGCCAAAGAGAAGGCGCGCGAGGCGCGCGCCCGGGCCAACGCGGGCATGGCCGCCGGCGACGAGCGCTACCTGCCCGTCCGCGACAAGGGCCCGCAGAAGCGGTACGCCCGCGACGTGGTGGACGCGCGCTGGAGCGTCGGCGAGCTGCTGCTCCCCGTGATGGGCGTCGTCGTGGTGCTCACGTTCGTGCTGCCGAACCTGTCGGCGATCCCGCTGCTGTCGATCTACGTGTTCGTCATCGCCGCCATCATCGACGCCTACTTCACCGGGCGCCGCGTCCGGGCCGCCATCGCCGCCCGCGTCGGCGCCGACCGCGTCGAGCGCGGGATCCGCTGGTACACGGGGATGCGTACCATCCAGATGCGGCCGATGCGCCTGCCCAAGCCCCAGGTCAAGCGGCGCGAGAAGGTCACCTTCGGCTGA
- the hisD gene encoding histidinol dehydrogenase: protein MRIQDLRGTTPSTADLLDLLPRPVTDVAVALDVARELVEDVRTRGSAALLDQAERLDRVRPESLRVPAEAIAAAVDDLDASVRAALEEAIRRVRLGSAAQVPPETTTTVVPGGTIVQRWQPVRRVGLYVPGGKAVYPSSVVMNVVAAQVAGVASIALASPAQAAHGGSVHPVILGAAGLLGVDEVYAMGGAGAIGAFAHGVPDLGLEPVDVVTGPGNIYVAAAKRVVRGVTGIDSEAGTTEILVIADAHADPRLVAADLVSQAEHDEMAASVLVTDSPELARAVDAEVEALAATTGHSARVGQALTGPQSAILVVDDLVTAARYSDAYGPEHLSVQTADPDALLAHLHSAGAIFLGPHSPVSLGDYLAGSNHVLPTGGQARFGSGLGAYTFLRPQQVVRYDADALREAEPMIVALSRAEDLPAHGDAVTARLTP from the coding sequence CGGCACCACGCCCAGCACCGCCGACCTGCTCGACCTCCTCCCGCGTCCGGTCACCGACGTCGCCGTCGCGCTCGACGTCGCCCGCGAGCTCGTCGAGGACGTGCGCACCCGGGGGAGCGCGGCGCTGCTCGACCAGGCGGAGCGCCTCGACCGGGTCCGTCCGGAGTCGCTGCGCGTCCCCGCCGAGGCCATCGCCGCCGCCGTCGACGACCTCGACGCCTCCGTCCGCGCCGCCCTCGAGGAGGCCATCCGCCGCGTCCGCCTGGGCTCCGCCGCGCAGGTCCCGCCGGAGACCACCACCACGGTCGTGCCCGGCGGCACGATCGTCCAGCGTTGGCAGCCCGTCCGCCGCGTCGGCCTGTACGTGCCGGGCGGCAAGGCCGTCTACCCGTCGAGCGTCGTGATGAACGTGGTCGCCGCGCAGGTGGCCGGCGTCGCGAGCATCGCGCTCGCCTCGCCCGCGCAGGCCGCTCACGGGGGATCCGTGCACCCCGTCATCCTCGGCGCCGCCGGCCTCCTCGGCGTCGACGAGGTCTACGCGATGGGCGGCGCGGGGGCGATCGGGGCCTTCGCGCACGGCGTCCCGGATCTCGGCCTCGAGCCCGTCGACGTCGTCACGGGCCCCGGCAACATCTACGTCGCCGCCGCGAAGCGCGTCGTCCGCGGCGTCACCGGCATCGACTCCGAGGCGGGCACGACCGAGATCCTCGTCATCGCCGACGCGCACGCCGATCCCCGCCTGGTGGCCGCCGACCTCGTCAGCCAGGCCGAGCACGACGAGATGGCGGCCTCCGTCCTCGTCACCGACTCGCCCGAGCTCGCGCGCGCGGTCGACGCCGAGGTCGAGGCCCTGGCGGCGACCACGGGTCACTCGGCCCGCGTCGGCCAGGCGCTCACCGGACCGCAGTCGGCGATCCTCGTGGTCGACGACCTCGTCACGGCCGCGCGCTACAGCGACGCGTACGGCCCCGAGCACCTCTCCGTCCAGACCGCCGACCCGGACGCCCTGCTCGCGCACCTGCACAGCGCCGGCGCGATCTTCCTGGGTCCGCATTCGCCGGTGAGCCTCGGCGACTACCTCGCCGGATCCAACCACGTGCTCCCCACGGGCGGCCAGGCCCGCTTCGGCTCGGGCCTCGGCGCGTACACGTTCCTCCGCCCGCAGCAGGTGGTGCGCTACGACGCCGATGCTCTCCGTGAGGCCGAGCCGATGATCGTCGCGCTCAGCCGGGCCGAGGACCTGCCCGCGCACGGCGACGCGGTGACGGCGCGCCTCACGCCCTGA
- the erpA gene encoding iron-sulfur cluster insertion protein ErpA — protein sequence MTDTTLTETAQAAHRVGLTDTAASKVKSLLQQEGREDLRLRVAVQPGGCSGLIYQLYFDERELDGDATVDFDGVEVIVDKMSVPYLDGATIDFEDTIQKQGFTIDNPNAGGSCACGDSFH from the coding sequence ATGACCGACACCACGCTGACCGAGACCGCCCAGGCGGCCCACCGCGTCGGACTCACGGACACCGCGGCGAGCAAGGTCAAGAGCCTGCTCCAGCAGGAGGGCCGCGAGGACCTCCGCCTCCGCGTCGCCGTCCAGCCCGGCGGCTGCTCGGGCCTCATCTACCAGCTCTACTTCGACGAGCGCGAGCTCGACGGCGACGCCACGGTCGACTTCGACGGGGTCGAGGTCATCGTCGACAAGATGAGCGTCCCGTACCTCGACGGCGCCACGATCGACTTCGAGGACACCATCCAGAAGCAGGGCTTCACCATCGACAACCCGAACGCGGGCGGCTCGTGCGCGTGCGGTGACTCGTTCCACTGA
- a CDS encoding quinone-dependent dihydroorotate dehydrogenase, which yields MYPLLFRTVLSRMDPEDAHHLASTAIALLPSSGFGWIARRLTAPDPSLAVDALGLRFPSPFGVAAGFDKDAQAVLGLGQLGFGHVEVGTVTAEAQPGNPRPRLFRLIEDRAVINRMGFNNGGAAALADRLRRLRSRRDRPVIGVNIGKTRAVAVDDAVADYVRSARLVAPVADYLAVNVSSPNTPGLRGLQEIELLRPLLTSIRDAADGVPVLVKIAPDLQDAEVERIAELATELGLAGVIATNTTLSRADLRTDAAVVEAAGAGGLSGSPLAPRALEVLRILRRALPAESCVISVGGVDTAEDVQARLDAGATLVQGYTAFLYRGPLWARSVNAGLVRIRRTR from the coding sequence ATGTATCCCCTCCTCTTCCGCACGGTCCTGTCGCGCATGGACCCGGAGGACGCCCACCACCTCGCGTCCACGGCCATCGCCCTCCTCCCGTCGTCCGGCTTCGGCTGGATCGCCCGGCGGCTGACGGCACCGGATCCGTCGCTCGCGGTCGACGCCCTCGGCCTCCGCTTCCCGTCCCCGTTCGGCGTCGCCGCGGGCTTCGACAAGGACGCGCAGGCCGTGCTCGGCCTCGGCCAGCTGGGCTTCGGCCACGTCGAGGTCGGCACCGTCACGGCCGAGGCGCAGCCGGGCAACCCGCGGCCGCGCCTGTTCCGCCTGATCGAGGACCGCGCCGTCATCAACCGCATGGGCTTCAACAACGGGGGAGCGGCCGCTCTCGCCGACCGGCTCCGTCGGCTGCGGTCCCGGCGCGATCGGCCCGTGATCGGCGTCAACATCGGCAAGACCCGTGCCGTGGCCGTCGACGACGCCGTGGCCGACTACGTCCGGTCCGCGCGCCTCGTCGCTCCGGTCGCCGACTACCTCGCGGTCAACGTCAGCTCGCCGAACACGCCGGGGCTCCGCGGGCTGCAGGAGATCGAGCTGCTCCGGCCCCTCCTCACGAGCATCCGCGACGCCGCGGACGGCGTGCCCGTGCTCGTGAAGATCGCGCCCGACCTGCAGGACGCGGAGGTCGAGCGGATCGCCGAGCTCGCGACCGAGCTGGGCCTCGCGGGCGTCATCGCCACGAACACCACGCTGTCCCGCGCGGACCTCCGCACGGACGCCGCGGTCGTGGAAGCGGCAGGCGCCGGCGGGCTCTCGGGGTCGCCGCTCGCCCCGCGCGCGCTCGAGGTGCTCCGGATCCTGCGCCGCGCGCTGCCCGCCGAGTCGTGCGTCATCTCCGTGGGCGGCGTGGACACGGCGGAGGACGTGCAGGCGCGGCTCGACGCCGGCGCCACGCTGGTGCAGGGCTACACGGCGTTCCTCTACCGGGGTCCGCTCTGGGCGAGGTCCGTCAACGCCGGCCTCGTGCGGATCCGCCGCACGCGGTGA
- a CDS encoding dipeptidase — protein MTPPDTSADAVTAPDQEVVDRLAAAVAGGLPTTIADLSALVRIPSVSWPAFDPTHVAASADAVAGLLAGLGVFDDVSVHRATTPSGDDGQPAVLATRAAKDGKPTVLLYAHHDVQPPGADEHWETPPFEPTLRGDRLHGRGASDDKAGIMTHVAAIRALVEAEGDDLDLGLAVFIEGEEEAGSRSFSDFLATHHDALAADVIVVADSDNWDVDTPSITIALRGNVTFRLTVRTLDHASHSGMFGGAVPDAMMAAVRLLDSLWDERGSVAVAGLTSTDMETPAYDDARLAEEAALLPGVSAVGTGPILTRLWAQPAITVTGIDAPSVANASNTLLPEVSVRISARIAPGQTAADAYRALEAHVERNRPFGAHVELSDVDQGDPFLVDTTGWAMAEATAAMTAGWGRAPVQAGIGGSIPFIADLVEAFPSAQILVTGVEDPDTRAHSPNESQHLGVLRRAILSEAVLLSRIARRS, from the coding sequence ATGACGCCTCCCGACACCTCCGCAGACGCCGTGACCGCACCTGACCAGGAGGTCGTCGACCGGCTCGCGGCCGCCGTCGCGGGAGGGCTGCCCACCACGATCGCCGACCTCTCGGCGCTCGTGCGCATCCCCTCCGTCTCCTGGCCGGCCTTCGATCCGACGCACGTCGCCGCCAGCGCGGACGCCGTGGCGGGGCTCCTCGCCGGGCTCGGCGTCTTCGACGACGTCTCCGTCCACCGCGCCACGACCCCTTCGGGCGACGACGGGCAGCCCGCGGTCCTCGCCACCCGCGCCGCGAAGGACGGGAAGCCCACCGTCCTCCTCTACGCCCACCACGACGTGCAGCCCCCCGGAGCCGACGAGCACTGGGAGACCCCGCCCTTCGAGCCGACCCTCCGCGGGGATCGCCTGCACGGGCGCGGCGCCTCCGACGACAAGGCCGGCATCATGACGCACGTCGCGGCCATCCGCGCGCTCGTCGAAGCAGAGGGCGACGACCTCGACCTCGGCCTCGCGGTGTTCATCGAGGGCGAGGAGGAGGCCGGGTCCCGCTCCTTCTCCGACTTCCTCGCCACGCACCACGACGCCCTCGCCGCCGACGTCATCGTCGTCGCCGACAGCGACAACTGGGACGTCGACACCCCGTCGATCACCATCGCCCTCCGCGGCAACGTCACGTTCCGCCTGACGGTGCGCACGCTCGACCACGCCTCGCACTCGGGCATGTTCGGCGGCGCCGTCCCCGACGCGATGATGGCGGCCGTCCGCCTCCTCGACTCCCTGTGGGACGAGCGCGGATCCGTCGCCGTCGCGGGCCTCACCTCGACCGACATGGAGACGCCGGCCTACGACGACGCGCGCCTCGCCGAGGAGGCGGCGCTGCTGCCTGGTGTCTCCGCGGTGGGCACCGGCCCCATCCTCACGCGCCTCTGGGCGCAGCCGGCCATCACGGTCACGGGCATCGACGCGCCCTCCGTCGCCAACGCCAGCAACACGCTCCTCCCCGAGGTGTCCGTCCGCATCAGCGCGCGCATCGCCCCCGGCCAGACGGCGGCGGACGCGTACCGCGCCCTCGAGGCGCACGTCGAGCGGAACCGTCCCTTCGGCGCGCACGTGGAGCTCAGCGACGTCGACCAGGGCGACCCCTTCCTCGTCGACACGACGGGCTGGGCCATGGCCGAGGCCACCGCCGCCATGACCGCCGGTTGGGGCCGCGCGCCCGTGCAGGCCGGCATCGGCGGATCCATCCCGTTCATCGCCGACCTCGTCGAGGCGTTCCCGTCCGCGCAGATCCTGGTCACCGGCGTCGAGGACCCGGACACGCGCGCCCACAGCCCGAACGAGTCGCAGCACCTGGGCGTGCTGCGGCGCGCGATCCTCAGCGAGGCCGTCCTGCTGTCGCGCATCGCCCGCCGCAGCTGA
- the nrdR gene encoding transcriptional regulator NrdR translates to MFCPFCRHPDSRVVDSRTSDDGLSIRRRRQCPECGRRFSTTETASLSVIKRNGVVEPFSREKIVTGVRKACQGRPVTDTDLAVLAQRVEEAIRATGASQIEANDIGLSILPPLRELDEVAYLRFASVYQGFDSLDDFESAIAQLRVAHAATPDADAL, encoded by the coding sequence ATGTTCTGCCCCTTCTGCCGCCACCCCGACTCCCGCGTCGTCGACTCCCGCACGAGCGACGACGGGCTGTCGATCCGCCGGCGCCGGCAGTGCCCCGAGTGCGGCCGCCGCTTCAGCACGACGGAGACCGCGAGCCTCAGCGTGATCAAGCGCAACGGCGTGGTCGAGCCGTTCAGCCGGGAGAAGATCGTCACCGGCGTCCGCAAGGCGTGCCAGGGGCGTCCCGTCACCGACACCGACCTCGCGGTCCTCGCGCAGCGCGTGGAGGAGGCGATCCGGGCCACCGGCGCGTCGCAGATCGAGGCGAACGACATCGGCCTGTCGATCCTGCCGCCGCTGCGCGAGCTCGACGAGGTCGCGTACCTCCGCTTCGCCAGCGTCTACCAGGGCTTCGACTCGCTCGACGACTTCGAGTCCGCCATCGCGCAGCTGCGCGTGGCGCACGCCGCGACCCCCGACGCCGACGCGCTCTGA